In the Afipia sp. GAS231 genome, GCACATCGCGGTGTAGTCTGATATCAGCGCCAGCACGTTCTGCAACACCGGCACCATCCGGGTCTTGTTGCCTTTGCCGAGCACTGTGATGACGTCACCTTCGCCGGGCTTCGGCACGTCGCGGTGCTTCAGCCCCAACGCCTCGGAGATACGCAGGCCCGAACCGTAGAGCAGCGCCATCACGGCCGCGTCACGCGCCCAGATCCAGGGATCGCGATCCTCGCCGGCGCGCTCTTCGGCATCGGCAAACCGTTTGGCCGCGGCCATCTGGATCGGCTTCGGCAGGCTCTTGCCGATTTTCGGCGCCCGGATCGCCGACAGAGCGCCGACCTTGCCCTTGCCTTCGCGCTCCAGAAATCGTCCGAACGAGCGCAGGCCCGCGAGCGCCCGCATCAGCGAGCGGCTGCCAATCTCGTCGGCGCGGCGCATCGCCATGAACGCCCTGACATCACTGGCTTCGAGCGCGGCAAACGCCTTGAGCGACACCCGCTTGCCCCAGTGTTCACAGAGAAAGGCCAGGCACTGCCGCAAGTCGCGGGCATAGGCCTCCAGCGTCTTCGGCGACAGCCGCCGTTCGGCGCGCAGATGCGTCAGCCATCGCGTCATCTCCAGCGCAAAACTTTCGTCCGCGCAGTCGAGATCGATGGTTTGCGCTGGCGCGGCAGATTGGGTCATGAAGCTTGGCTCATGGAGCTATGGCGCCGTGATTCTTTGGCGATTATATCGCACCTCTTTCGCTTACCTTCCGTTAACTTGGGTAGCCCCCACCGCCACGGGCCCGTAACCTAGGCGGCTGCCACGTCAGAGCCTGATTCGATGGACCATTCCACGCGCCAAACCACCTCATCGTCACAGTCGGCGCGTGTCGTCGACGTGCTGGTGCCGGTTGCGCTCAATCAGGCCTATTCGTACCGGGTGCCGCGCGGCATGGAACTGAAACCCGGCGACGTCGTCTGCGTGCCGCTCGGGCCACGCGAGGTGGTGGCCGTGGTGTGGGCGGAGAACGCCACGCCCGATCCGCGCCTGCACAACCGCCTCAAGGATGTCGGCGAAAAGCTCGACGTGCCCGCTCTGAAGGAAGAACTGCGCCATCTCGTCGACTGGGTTTCCAATTACACGCTGTCCGCCCGCGGCATGGTGCTGCGCATGTGCCTGCGGATGGGCGAAAATCTCGGGCCCGAGCGGATGCGGCTCGGGGTGCGGCTGGTCGGCGAGCCGCCGCGGCGTTTGACGCCGGCGCGGCGGCGGGTGATCGAGGTGCTGTCGGATGGCCTGCTGCACGGCAAGTCCGATGCGGCGCGGGAAGCCGGCGTCAGCGGTGGCGTGATCGACGGTCTGGTCGACGAGGGCACGCTGACAACAGAGGCGATGCCGCCGCCACTGGCGCCGCCGGCGCCGGATCCGCACCATGCGCAACCGGAATTCTCTTCCCTGCAGCGCAGCGCCGTCGATGCGATGCGGGCGCTGGCGGCCAACGGTAGCTTTCATGTCGCGCTGCTCGATGGCGTCACCGGCTCGGGCAAGACTGAAGTCTATTTCGAGGCGATCGCCGAAACCGTTCGCCGAGCTAAGCAGACGCTGATCCTGATGCCCGAGATCGCGCTGACCGGACAATTCCTCGATCGCTTCGCGCAGCGTTTCGGCGTTCGTCCGCTGGAGTGGCATTCGGAACTGACGCCGCGGACCCGCGCGCGCAACTGGGCCGCGATCGCATCCGGCGAAGCGCCGGTCGTGGTCGGCGCCCGCTCGGCGCTGTTCATGCCCTATGCGGATCTGGGGCTGATCGTGGTCGATGAGGAGCACGACCAGGCCTACAAGCAGAGCGACGGCGCGCATTATCATGCCCGCGACATGGCGGTGGTGCGGGCGCGGATCGAAAAGATCCCGATCATCCTGGCGTCGGCGACGCCGTCGGTCGAAACCGAAGTCAACGCCCGCAAGGGCCGCTATCAGCGCGTGGCGCTGCCGTCGCGCTTCGGCGGCCAGCACATGCCGCATATCGAGGCGATCGACCTGCGCCGCGCGCCGCCGCCGCGCGGCCGTTTCATCTCGCCGCCACTGGCCGAGCAGATCAAATTCGCGATCGAGAAGCGCGAACAGGCATTGCTGTTCCTGAACCGCCGCGGCTATGCGCCACTGACGCTATGCCGGGCCTGCGGGCATCGCTTTGCCTGCACCATCTGCGACGCCTGGTTGGTCGACCACCGGTTTCGGCAGCGGCTGGTCTGCCACCATTGCGGCTTCTCGATGCCGCGCCCGAACATCTGCCCGCATTGTTCAGCCGAGGAATCGCTGGTCGCGGTCGGCCCCGGCGTCGAGCGCCTGCAGGAGGAAGCCGCACAGTTGTTTCCGGAAGCCCGCACCATGGTGCTGTCGAGCGATCTCATCACCTCGATCGAGACCATGCGCAGCGAACTGAACGAAATCGCCGAAGGCCGCGTTGACATCATCATCGGCACGCAACTGGTGGCGAAGGGGCATAATTTCCCCAGGCTCAATCTGGTCGGCGTCGTCGATGCGGATTTGGGCCTCGGCAACGGCGATCCGCGCGCCGCCGAGCGGACCTGGCAGTTGCTGAACCAGGTGATCGGCCGCGCCGGCCGCGACCAGGGTCGCGGCGTCGGCTATCTGCAAACCCATCAGCCCGAACACCCCGTGATGAAGGCGCTGATCGCCTGCGACCGCGAGGCGTTCTACGGCTCTGAAATCGACGCGCGCGAACGCACCGGCTATCCGCCGTTCGGCCGGCTTGCCAGCCTGATCATTTCCGCCGGCGACCGGCCGACCGCGGAAGGCTTTGCGCGAAAACTTGCTGCCATCGCCCCGATCGACGAGCGCATCCAGGTGCTGGGGCCCGCCGAGGCGCCGCTGGCCGTCATCAAGGGCCGCTATCGTTTCCGGCTGCTGGTGAAGTCGCTGCGCAATGTCGACCTGTCGGACTATTTGCGTGAATGGCTCGCCGCGGGGCCGAAGACCAAGGGCAATCTCAAGCTCGAAGTGGATGTCGATCCGCAGAGCTTTTTGTGACCGGAACGGCGAAGGTCTCTCTCCGTCATTGCGAGCGAAGCGAAGCAATCCAGCTCTTTGCCTAGAGGAGCTGGATTGCTTCGTCGCTTACGCTCCTCGCAATGACGGCCGATAGGTTCCGGGCACAAAAAAGCCTGCCGTCATGTGCGACGGCAGGCTCTAGTCGGCGCGAACGAATTCGCGACCGTTACGCTACG is a window encoding:
- a CDS encoding primosomal protein N' yields the protein MDHSTRQTTSSSQSARVVDVLVPVALNQAYSYRVPRGMELKPGDVVCVPLGPREVVAVVWAENATPDPRLHNRLKDVGEKLDVPALKEELRHLVDWVSNYTLSARGMVLRMCLRMGENLGPERMRLGVRLVGEPPRRLTPARRRVIEVLSDGLLHGKSDAAREAGVSGGVIDGLVDEGTLTTEAMPPPLAPPAPDPHHAQPEFSSLQRSAVDAMRALAANGSFHVALLDGVTGSGKTEVYFEAIAETVRRAKQTLILMPEIALTGQFLDRFAQRFGVRPLEWHSELTPRTRARNWAAIASGEAPVVVGARSALFMPYADLGLIVVDEEHDQAYKQSDGAHYHARDMAVVRARIEKIPIILASATPSVETEVNARKGRYQRVALPSRFGGQHMPHIEAIDLRRAPPPRGRFISPPLAEQIKFAIEKREQALLFLNRRGYAPLTLCRACGHRFACTICDAWLVDHRFRQRLVCHHCGFSMPRPNICPHCSAEESLVAVGPGVERLQEEAAQLFPEARTMVLSSDLITSIETMRSELNEIAEGRVDIIIGTQLVAKGHNFPRLNLVGVVDADLGLGNGDPRAAERTWQLLNQVIGRAGRDQGRGVGYLQTHQPEHPVMKALIACDREAFYGSEIDARERTGYPPFGRLASLIISAGDRPTAEGFARKLAAIAPIDERIQVLGPAEAPLAVIKGRYRFRLLVKSLRNVDLSDYLREWLAAGPKTKGNLKLEVDVDPQSFL
- a CDS encoding tyrosine recombinase XerC, with translation MTQSAAPAQTIDLDCADESFALEMTRWLTHLRAERRLSPKTLEAYARDLRQCLAFLCEHWGKRVSLKAFAALEASDVRAFMAMRRADEIGSRSLMRALAGLRSFGRFLEREGKGKVGALSAIRAPKIGKSLPKPIQMAAAKRFADAEERAGEDRDPWIWARDAAVMALLYGSGLRISEALGLKHRDVPKPGEGDVITVLGKGNKTRMVPVLQNVLALISDYTAMCPHPLPPAGPIFVGARGGPLSPRIIQLTMERLRGALGLPDSATPHALRHSFATHLLSRGGDLRAIQELLGHASLSTTQIYTGIDTERLLEVYRTAHPRG